The window TAGATCCGCGGATCGATCCGGCTGCGCACCCAGAGGGCGAGATAGACCAGTTGCACAGAGGGGTGATAGGAAGCCAGTCCCCCTTCTACCAGCGCCTGCAGCTCGACGAGAGTCTCGTGTGCGCGAATGTCCATGCCGAGATCATCTGATGAATAGAAGAGAACGTCAAGACTTTTCGCGCCATGATGACGCCATAAAAACGGAGCGACCCGATTCGGCCCCATTGAGAATGATCGATTCCCGATAACTATCGGAAAATCGCGGATTTGTCAGGTGTTTCCGGGGTATTATGGGGCTGCCGTCGCGATCTGTGGGCGGCGTATAATAGCCATTATACGCTGTCCAGACCATTCAAATACCCTCTTGACAACCGGACATCCAGAATTCATACTATAGTAGCATTTGGGTATGGATAACAGAGGAGGCAGCGAATGGGGCAAATCGTCAAGATTTCCGTCAGTCTTCCGGTAGAGATTCTGAAAGCCGTTGAAGGTGAATGCAAAACCCGCGGGGAGAGCCGTAGCCGGTTCTTTCGTCACGCCGTCGAACGTCTCCTGGACCAGCAGCACGGGCAGGAGGCGGTGAGGCGGTATGTCGAAGGCTACCGACAGCAACCGGAGACGGATGAAGAGG of the Candidatus Methylomirabilis tolerans genome contains:
- a CDS encoding ribbon-helix-helix domain-containing protein — translated: MGQIVKISVSLPVEILKAVEGECKTRGESRSRFFRHAVERLLDQQHGQEAVRRYVEGYRQQPETDEEVALAHQISSAVLKQEPWA